One Haladaptatus paucihalophilus DX253 genomic window, TGCTCGCCCAAGGCGTCAACGAGGCCGAACAGGAACTGGCGGGGTCGGACTACCGCATGGTCACGGTGGATTTCAACGTCGAACCGGTCGGTCAAATAGACGTGGACGAGGTCATCGACAAACTCGAATTCGGCGACTTCGAGGAGATAACCGACGAGGAACTCCGCGCGTTCATCCGCCTCCTCACCGAATCCGACGAGTTCTCCGCCACGTCCATGCGCTCGGAGATGAAAGAACAGATGCACTCGTTCATCGAGAAGGTCAACGCCGCGGCGGAACAGCGCGACCAGCGCGTCGAAGAGTTGAACGACTGATGGTATCGAGTCAGCCGAGGTACGCGATAGCGTCCATTTCGACCCGCACGTCACCCGGAAGCCGTGCGACTTCGACGCAGACCCGCGCCGGTGGGGTGCCGGGAACCCGTGCGCCGTACGCGTCGTTGACCGCATCGTAGTCGTCGAGGTCGGTCAGATAGACGGTCGTTTTTACAACGTCGTCGAGACCGTCGCCGCCCGCCTCATCGACGACGGCGGCGATGTTATCCAACACGCGCTCGGTCTGCGTTCGGATGTCGCCCTCGATATCGTCACCGGTTTCGGGGTCAACGGGACCGTACCCGGAAACGTACAGCGTGTCACCCGCGTGAACGCCTTGTGAATACGGATTCTTGTTACGCGGTGCCTCGTCCGTGATGATTCGGTCGGTATCACTCATGATGGTTCGAAATCGTTCGAAGGTTCGAAGAGTCGGTCGAAGGTTCGTTCTACGCGGTCGCCTGCCGTTCCGCGGTCACTTCCCGGACGGCCTCGACGATGACGTCCATCGCGATTTCGGCCAGTTCCTCCGTGAGGACCAGCGGCGGGAGGAGGCGGAGGACGTTGCCGTGGCGTCCGGCCTTCCACACGAGAACGCCCTGTTCGTAGCAGTACTGTTGAATCGCGTCGACGGTTTCACCGTCCGGGTTTCCGTCCGCGTCCACGAACTCCGCGCCGACGAACAGCCCTTTTCCGCGAACCTCGCCGATGCTGCCGGTCTCGGTCGCGGCCTCGTTCAGTCGGCCGCGGACGTACTCGCCGAGGTCGCGGCCGTGCGCCAGCAGGTCGTGGTCTTGAATGTACTCGATGGCGCGCGTTCCGGCCCGCATCGCCACGACGTGCCCGCGGTAGGTGCCCGCGTGGTCGCCCGACCCCCACGTGTCGAGGTCCTCGTGGTACATCGTTCCCGAGAGCGGGAACCCGACGCCGCCGAGCGCCTTTGCCGTCGTCATCACGTCCGGCGTGACGTCGTACCACTCGCTGGCCCACCACTGCCCGGTGCGGCCGAGGCCGCTCTGAATCTCGTCGAACACGAGCACCACGTCGTTGTCGTCGGCGATTTCCCGAAGCCCGGTAAGGAACCCTTCCGGCGGCGTGATGATGCCGCCCTCGCCCTGAATCGGTTCGACGAAGATACCCGCCGGGTTCGCCAGCCCGCCGTAGGGGTCTTCGAGGATGGCTCGAACCTCTTCGAGCGCGTGGTCGACCGCTTCCTCCGGCGTCTTGTCCTGTCCGAACGGATGGGGATAGGGCGCGTGAACGACGTCCGAGAGGAGGGGCGTGTAATCGCCCTTGAAACCCTTGTTTCCGGTGAGGCTCATCGCGCCGCTGGTCGCGCCGTGGTACGCCCCCCGAAATGCGATGAGGCCGTCGCCGCCCGTGTTGTACTTGGCGAGCTTTATCGCGGCCTCGATGGCGTCGCTCCCGGTCGGGCCGCCGAAGACGAACTTGTTGTTGCCCTGAAGCGCCCCGGGCGCGATTTCGTCGAGCTTCTCGATGAGATCGAGGCGCGCCTCGCTCGGAAAGTCCACGGTGTGGACGAGTTTGTCCGCCTGTTCGTGCACCGCATCGAGAACGTACGGGTTGGCGTGTCCCACGTTCAGCACGCCGATGCCGGCGAACATGTCGATGTACGTGTTCCCGTCCGCGTCACGAACCGTCGCACCCTTGCCCGATTCGAAGGCTATCGGAATGTCCTCCGGGTACGAAACCGCGCTGCTGTCGATGTCGCGTTGTTTGTCCAGCAATTCCCGCGTGTTCGGTCCCGGAACGGTTCCGACGTCCGGTGCGTCCTCGAAATGGAGTTCGTCTATCGGTGGACTCGCCGTCATATGGGATACCATGTGAAAGAATTATAAATAAGTTGTCCACGATTTCTATATGCGGCATAAACGAAATCTGAATTCGAGGCCCGTACACGGTTTTCGTACTGAGAGGCAATAAAGACAGTCAATTGATATTTACTCGCAGGAATTATCCACTGTAGAAGATGCGCGGGCCGGAGAAACGGCTCCGTTCGTCCACCTACCTCGAGAGTAGAAACGACCGTTCGAGTGACGATTCGACGGGAAAGATGGGATTCGCTATTCGACCCAGATGGTCTTTCGGTTGACGAACTCCTGAATGCCGATTTCGGAGAGTTCGCGCCCGTAGCCGGATTCCTTGACGCCGCCGAACGGAACCCGCGGATCCGATTTCACGAGTTGGTTGACGTACACGCAGCCCGCGTCGATTTCGTGGGTGAGTCGTTCGCCGCGCTCCCGGTCTTCCGTCCAGATGCTCGCGCCGAGGCCGAACTCCGTGTCGTTCGCCTTCGTAATCGCGTCCTCCTCGTCGGCGACGCGGTAGACGGATGCCACGGGGCCGAACAGTTCCTCCGCGTCCGCGGGACAGCCCTCCGGGACGTCGGTGAGAATCGTCGGCGGATAGAACGCACCCTCGCGGTCGAGCGGTTCGCCGCCGAGTTCGACGGTCGCGCCCGCGTCCACGCTCTCGGTCACCTGCTCGTGGAGTTCCTCCATCAGGTCCGCGCGGGCCTGCGGGCCGACGTCGGTGTCTTCGTCCATCGGGTCGCCGACAGTCAGCGCGTCGAACTCGTCGATGAGTCGGTCGATGAACTCGTCGTATATCGCGTCGTGGACGATGAAGCGTTTCCCCGCGATACACGACTGGCCGCCGTTCTGATTGCGCGCCCACGCGCCGGTCTCCGCCGCCGCGTCCAAGTCCGCGTCGTCGAGCACGACGAACGGGTCGCTGCCGCCGAGTTCGAGAACGGTCTTTTTGAGGTGTTCCCCGGCCGTCGATGCGATGGCTCGACCCGCGGGGCCGCTCCCGGTGAGGGTCGCCGCCTTCACCCGGTCGTCGGCGAGCAGGTCCTCGACGGACGACGAGGGAAGGAGCAGGGACTGGAAGACGCCCTCGGGATACCCCGCGTCGCGGAATATCTCCTCGATGGCCAGCGCACACCCCGGCACGTTGGAGGCGTGCTTCAGAATCCCGACGTTCCCCGCGGTGAGGTACGGGGCCGCGAAGCGGAACACCTGCCAGAACGGGAAGTTCCACGGCATCACCGCTAGAACGGTTCCCAACGGCTCGTACGACGTTTTCACGGCGGAACCGGCCGGACTCGGGTGATACTCGTCGGCGAGGTACGCGTCCGCGTGTTCCGCGTAGTGGTTACAGAGCCACTCGCACTTCTCGACTTCCGCTTTCGCCTGCGAGATGGGTTTTCCCATCTCCCGCGTCATCAGCTCAGCGTACTTCTGTTTTCGCTCGCCGAGGATATCCGCAACGTCCGAGAGGAGCTCCTCGCGCTCCCGAAGCGGACGGGTTCGCCACGAATCGAACGCGTCCGTCGCGGTGTCGAGTGCCGCCTTGGCCTCGGTGATGTCCTCGTCTTCGTACGTTTCGATCTGGTTGCCGGTTGCGGGATTGATGACGTTCATAGTCCTTTTTCGTTGATGACGTCTACAAATGCTGTGTTCGTAACTGGCATAAAGCTACCGCCGGGGCGGGTCGGCGCTCGGTGCCGCCCGTCGGTGCCATAGCGGTCGATACGTGACGGACGAAGATAGTAAACCGTTACACCGACGGAATACGTTCGAGATATCCCGGATGAAAAAGCGCGGAATTCCGCGTTCGATTACCCGTCGTCGGGTCGCGGGGCGTTTTCGTACTTGACCATCTTCTCGGGTTTGTCGGTAATCGTCTCGTAGATGCGTTGGAGCGTCTCCTCGGCTTCGAGGAGGTTGTGGTCTTCGAGAAATGCGCGGCCCTCGTCGGTCAGACCGTAGAACTTCCAGGGATAGCCTTGGCGGCGCTGTGCGTCCGGCAGCGCGACCTCCGTTACGATTCCCGCGTCGATCAACTTTTGAACGTGCTTGTAGACGGTTGCCTCGCTGATGCTCGGGTTGAGCTGTTCGAGCTCGTACATCGACGGGAGTTGCCGTGGGTGCTGTAGGATATTCGTGACCAGTGTGAACCGGGTCCGTTGGGTCACGAAGTGGACCAACTCACGGGCCTCCGTGCTCTCACCCGTTCCCAAATCGGTACTCATACTGCAAGCTACGCACCGGCACGACAAGTAGTTTACCCTGGAGTAAATTACTCCAGAGTAAATTCGAATACCTTACTCGGTAAATCACTTCGTAAATATTATGCTGAACACGCGACGTGCGTGTACTATGTCCGATGAAGAGTCGCCGGTTCCGGAGGGTATTCTCACGAGCGCAACTGCTCGACTCGACCGGGACGAGATTTCGCTGGCCGACAACGAGGAAATCGTCCGGACGCTGGCCGAGCTCACACCCGTTTACGAAAACGACCGCTCGTACTTCGTCCTCGGAAACTACGACAGAGACCCGATTCGACGGTTGAACCTCGTGACCGACCGTCTGAATCGTCGGGAGGACGCCTACGCGTTCCGGATGGTCGATATTCGCGGCGAATGGGACAACAGCATCCAGAAATTCTGCCTCATCGCCGACCTCGTTACGTACCTCGTCGGTGTTGCAGAGAAGGACCCGAGCGATTTCCTCGTCGAACAGGGCCTGCTCGTCGGTACCACGGAGTTCTTCTCGAAGAGCCACGTTCTCAAACGGGAGTACGACGACGAAACGCATCCGTTCGGATGGATGCAAGATGGCGTCTTCGACCTCTTCGAAAAAGAGGGACGGTTGTATCGGTGGCGGACGGACGCGGAACTCCTCGAAGCGGCCGAGTCGCTTCCGTAAACTTCCCCGCGAAGACGGGAATCACTCGGCATTTGGATAGAGGTTTCGAAGAAAGTGGTCTCCAAATACGAGGACGAGCACCGCACCCACGAGATCGAACAGGAGGTCGAGGAGGATATCCGATCTGCCGTAGGAAACGAGAATGGGTTCGAGATCGAAGCGGTCGGCGACGGCGTGAATCGTATACTCCATGAGTTCCCACAAAGCCCCGAGACCGACGACGACTGCCAGAACGCGCGGACGGGGGTCGCGTCCGTTGTGGCGAGCGGTAACGAAGACGAGGCCGCCGAGGAGTGTCGCGGAATGCGTGTGAGTGAGATGGTCCCACCACCACACGTCGTCGTACGGGCCGAGCATTCCGACGGTGTGGGTCAGCATCGCGGCGTCCGAATAGACGCGTTGCCACGGTCCGAAGGTGATGTCGTACTCGCGTTCGATGGCATCGGGGAGATACGTCGCTGCGAACGCGACCAGCGCGTTGACGATTGCGCCGGGGTTCCGTCGGCGAAGGCCGACGACGAACGCGGCGAGAATCGCGTACCTGACTCCTCGTTCCGTCTCCCGCGCCGCCCGGTG contains:
- a CDS encoding Rid family detoxifying hydrolase produces the protein MSDTDRIITDEAPRNKNPYSQGVHAGDTLYVSGYGPVDPETGDDIEGDIRTQTERVLDNIAAVVDEAGGDGLDDVVKTTVYLTDLDDYDAVNDAYGARVPGTPPARVCVEVARLPGDVRVEMDAIAYLG
- a CDS encoding aspartate aminotransferase family protein gives rise to the protein MTASPPIDELHFEDAPDVGTVPGPNTRELLDKQRDIDSSAVSYPEDIPIAFESGKGATVRDADGNTYIDMFAGIGVLNVGHANPYVLDAVHEQADKLVHTVDFPSEARLDLIEKLDEIAPGALQGNNKFVFGGPTGSDAIEAAIKLAKYNTGGDGLIAFRGAYHGATSGAMSLTGNKGFKGDYTPLLSDVVHAPYPHPFGQDKTPEEAVDHALEEVRAILEDPYGGLANPAGIFVEPIQGEGGIITPPEGFLTGLREIADDNDVVLVFDEIQSGLGRTGQWWASEWYDVTPDVMTTAKALGGVGFPLSGTMYHEDLDTWGSGDHAGTYRGHVVAMRAGTRAIEYIQDHDLLAHGRDLGEYVRGRLNEAATETGSIGEVRGKGLFVGAEFVDADGNPDGETVDAIQQYCYEQGVLVWKAGRHGNVLRLLPPLVLTEELAEIAMDVIVEAVREVTAERQATA
- a CDS encoding winged helix-turn-helix domain-containing protein, with the protein product MSTDLGTGESTEARELVHFVTQRTRFTLVTNILQHPRQLPSMYELEQLNPSISEATVYKHVQKLIDAGIVTEVALPDAQRRQGYPWKFYGLTDEGRAFLEDHNLLEAEETLQRIYETITDKPEKMVKYENAPRPDDG
- a CDS encoding NAD-dependent succinate-semialdehyde dehydrogenase, which produces MNVINPATGNQIETYEDEDITEAKAALDTATDAFDSWRTRPLREREELLSDVADILGERKQKYAELMTREMGKPISQAKAEVEKCEWLCNHYAEHADAYLADEYHPSPAGSAVKTSYEPLGTVLAVMPWNFPFWQVFRFAAPYLTAGNVGILKHASNVPGCALAIEEIFRDAGYPEGVFQSLLLPSSSVEDLLADDRVKAATLTGSGPAGRAIASTAGEHLKKTVLELGGSDPFVVLDDADLDAAAETGAWARNQNGGQSCIAGKRFIVHDAIYDEFIDRLIDEFDALTVGDPMDEDTDVGPQARADLMEELHEQVTESVDAGATVELGGEPLDREGAFYPPTILTDVPEGCPADAEELFGPVASVYRVADEEDAITKANDTEFGLGASIWTEDRERGERLTHEIDAGCVYVNQLVKSDPRVPFGGVKESGYGRELSEIGIQEFVNRKTIWVE